The window ATCTTAATTTGTCGAACATTTGAATAAAATCTTTTTTTATTTTTTCAAAAACTTCCTGTTTGTAGTCAATCAAGTCCATTTTATTGACAGCGACTAATATATGTTGAATACCCATTAGGGTTACAATAAAAGAATGCCTTTTTGTTTGAGTTAAAACGCCTTTTCTTGCATCTATCAAAATAATAGCTAACTCGGCATTACTTGCACCTGTTGCCATATTTCTTGTGTATTGCTCATGCCCTGGTGTATCAGCTATTATGTATTTTCTTTTATTCGTATAAAAATATCTATATGCAACATCTATCGTAATACCTTGAAGTTTTTCGTCCTTCAGGCCATCAACCAATAAAGCAAAGTCCATCTCATCTGTTGTACCGTATTTTTTTGTTTCATACTTTGCTTTTTCTATTTGATCTTCAAATGCTGCTTTTGTTTCATATAACAACCTTCCTATTAGAGTTGATTTTCCATCATCTACGCTTCCACATGTAATAAACCTTAGCGATTCTTTATTTGCATCGGCTTTTAGGTAATTTCTAATAGAATCAATAGAATTAATAGATTGCATCTTTAAAAATCCTTATATTGCTTGGCAATGTCATTGTTTGTGATATTTTTATGTTGACTATATCTAAAAATACCCCTCTTTTTTCTTTTCCTCCATGCTTGCACCCTCATCTTTGTCTATTAATCTTCCAGCTCTTTCGCTTCTATTTGTAAGCAATGTTTCCTTTATTATTTCTTCAAGTGTTGTTGCTTTTGAATTTATTGCTCCTGTTAGAGGGTAACACCCAAGAGTCCTAAATCTAACCCACTCTTTTTTTGCTTTTTTTCTTAAATCGTGTGGTACTCTATCATCATCTACCAATATCTTTGTTCCCTCAAACTCTGTTACCAATCTTTCCTTTGCAAAATACAACGGAACTATAGGAATATTTTCCTTATAAATATAAAACCATATATCAAGTTCTGTCCAGTTTGATAATGGGAAAACCCTTACACTTTCTCCTTTGTTTATGTGTGTATTGTATAAATTCCACAGTTCTGGTCTTTGATTTTTTGGATCCCACCTGTGGTTTTTGTCTCTAAAACTAAAAATCCTCTCTTTTGCTCTACTTGCCTCCTCATCTCTTCTTGCTCCACCAATTACTGCATCGAATTTATATTTGCTAAGAGCTTTTTTTAAAGCTTGCGTTTTCATTATCTCTGTATGAACTTTGCTTCCATGGATAAATGGATTGATTCCCATTTCTTTACCATCTTCATTTACATAGACAATCAATTCAACTCCCAATTCCTTTGCCCTTCTGTCTCTAAACTCTATCATTTCTCTAAATTTCCACATTGTATCTATATGTAGAAGTGAAATTGGTGGTTTTGCTGGATAAAAAGCTTTCATTAGTAAATGAAGCAATACAGAACTATCTTTGCCTATACTATACATCATTACAGGGTTTTTGAAGGTTGCCGATACTTCTCTGATGATGTATATGGATTCTGATTCTAATTCTTTTAAATTTTCATCTAACATTAATGTAACCTTTGTTTACTAAAAAGCTAAAAATACTCTTGCTTGCATCATCTGCTGACATTTTAATGGTTTTTATGTGAATATCGGGATGCAATGGAGGCTCATAGGGTGCATCAATACCGGTAAAGTTTTTTATAATGCCACTTCTTGCTTTTTTATATAATCCCTTTACATCTCTTTGCTCACAAACTTCAATTGGCGTATCTATATATATTTCTACAAATTCCCCAGCCTCCAAAATGCTTTTAGCAAATTCTCTATCTTTCCTGTATGGGGATATCAAGGCAACTAATACTATCAAACCACTATCTACAAACAGCTTTGCAACCTCTGTAACCCTTCTTATATTCTCTTTTCTACTGTGTTCATCAAATCCTAAATCTCTATTTAATCCATGCCTTATATTATCACCATCCAATAAATAAGTAAGATTTTTATTATTGAACAATAACGATTCAACTTTATTAGCAATAGTTGTCTTCCCACTGCCACTCAAACCAGTAAACCACAACACGCACGGTTTTTGATTGGTAAGTTGCATTCGATGATGTTTAGTGATGCGGGTTTTATACCAAAAAACATTATTACTGATAACTCGATTTTCAAATATTTTTCCCACAACATACTCCTATCAAATAATGAGCCATTTTGTATATATAAAGTTAGAGTTAAGTAATTATTGCATCCAACTCAATAACCTTTTTACCAAATAACTCTTTTTCATCCAAACCTTTTTGATAAGGACCTTTTACAATACAATCAACTTTGTCTAAATACTTTTCTTTAAACTCATCTCTATTCACTATATCGATACCCTTAAATTTTCCTTTTTTAAAATCATCTATGAAGCAAACAATATTTAAAAACTCTTTTAATTTTTCATAAGCAATACTTCCTGCTCTTTCTGTACCAAATATAGCAATGTTATCATTTTTTAATATACCTATCTTATTTATTAGAGAAGTATACAATTCTCTTTGTATATATCTTTTTTTCAGCTTTTCATTTTTTACAATATTTAAATAATTCCCCTGAAAAGGAACCAAAAAATTAACATCTTTTAATTTTTTAAAAATAGTTATTAATCCAATGTCATCATCAATTATATCTAATATCTTTAGCTTATTTAAATTTTGTTCATTATATACAACTTCTTTATTTTCCATACTTTTCTTGCTCAGCCACATCCCTTCTATTTTGTAACAATTTGCTTTTGCCAAATCTTCAAAAAAAATGGGATGATAGCTATAGAACCCATGATTTAATTGTCCCTGCATAGGGGTTGAAAGAATAATGTAACCATGCGTTTTACATAAATATGAATATTTTTAAAAACATTATACTGATTAAATATATGTTCGGTAGTTCCAAGATTTAATACTATATCATACTGATTGCTAAACCCATACTCTTCCTTTAAATCATAATTTAAATCAAAATCTTTGGCGCCAAAATACCCATCAGTATCAATAAAATCAATTTCTTTAAAACCCAAATATTCCCAAAACCACTTGGAAGAATATCTTCCATTTTCAAAATATTTATTTAAATCAAAGTCTTCTATATTTAAAATCTTCAAAAAATTTTCATGTTGGTTAATATCATCAAAAAGATAATCAATACTTCCTAAAGTCACTATTGAGTTTCTATTTTTTACATCTTTAAAAAAATCCTTTAAAAATAAAAATCGATTCATTCTCGGATGTAATTTTTTTGTTTTCATAATACATATCCTCATATTTTAAAGACTATTATAAAATTCAATCTCTTCTGATAAGATTCCTTCTATTTTGCTTCTAATATCTTTATCTATATTAGAATATTTGTTTAAATGAGATGATGTTAAGTTTGATGACATTTGTATTCCCCCTTCTTCTGTAATATCTTTATAAATGTTTGTATTTAATTTATTTAATATTTCCTTTTTGGAAACATCCATATTTAAAAATTTTAATATTTTTGATAATACATTAACTGGTTGTTTAAGCAAATTTTCAAATTTAATTATTAAGTATTTACCTTTATATATATTGTTTAAATAATGAAGAGTGCTTTTAAACGCTAACTTATACAGAATTGCTCTTTGTTCAATAATTTCCATTTGACCTAAATATACGTTTAAATTTTTGGGTAGCATTAAAGAAAACTTTGAATAGACCATTTCTAATTTTTTTAAAAAAAGTTTGTAATTATCAGATACTTCCACAAATTTTTTTTGACTAGCAGAAATAACATTTTCTATAGGTTCTCTAATTATTAAAATTGGTGTAAATCTTTTTATTACATCTAAATCACTATATAGTAAAAGAGTTTGTAAAGGCATTTTGTATATAAATTTATTTATATCCTCAACTCTCTTATAACATTTTTTTTTGCCAAAAATATTTGTAATGTCATTTGATATATAATATTTAATGAAATTTGAATAAAGATAAACATCTTTAGATAATTTTTTCAATATTTCAGCCTGAATATTGGTTGGAAGTGTACAAATGTTTTTATATTTACCCAATTCATTTCTCAATATTGTTGTTCCACTCCTACCTATAAAATTCAAAATGACATATTCTTTAATTGGCATCAAAAATTCCATATCTCCTTAACTAACTTCTTAATTATATCAATGTTAAAACAGTAACTTTATTTCTTGGTTTAGCTTTTTTAATTTTATGCAATATTGTTTCTTTGACTTTGTTTTCAGTAGTACATAAAAAAATATAAAAACTTCCGTAACCTTGAATAACCTTTAGAAAATCTTTTTCACTTATAAAATCACTTCTTTTATATGTATTTACAATATCAACTACACATCTGACATCTAAATGTCTAAACATATTTACATTAACTAATTCTGCAAATAATCTTCCAGCTGGCCAAACGATAAGAGGAGATGTTTTAACAATATTTACAATTTTTTTACTCAATAAATCTTTTCTTTCTAAAATATTAGGCAATTTAACACTATTAACATTTCTAAATCTATCTTCACACCATTTATTATCACAAATTTTTGATGGTTTTTTAAATAAAAAACCTTTTCTTAACTCTTTATATACCTGAGAATTGAATAAATCTTTAATAGTGAAATTTTCGGCATCAAATTTATAATATCTATTACTTCCACAACAGGTACCATAATGTCCAGTATGAAATATCGTTAGCGTTTCAAATATTTCGTTACACACAAATGGATCTTGTTTAAAAAGTTTAAATTCAATTTCTTCATTATTACTATAAATTTCTGTTAACACTTTTAAGTTATGAGGGATTCCTAATCTATCCAATTTATATGCCAAGTTGTTATAAAGCTCGTCTATTTCAGCTTTACTGACCTTATTTATGTTTTTATTTTTTATAAAATCATCATCTCTTACGCAACTAAAGCTAGCACTTGAAACAAATATATCATTATCAAATAAAAAATTTGCAAATTTGTGAAATTCTCTAATATTTTCTTTTATTAATACTGTGTGAGATTTGATCTCTATCCCAACTTTACTTGCTATTTTAAGAGTATTTAAAAAAATTTCATATTTATCTACATGTATAATTTCTTTAAAAGTTTCTTTTTTAATAGCATCTATAGAAATTTGCAAAGCATCTAAACCTATCTCTTTTAAATAATAAATTTCTTTTGTATTTAATAGTGTTCCATTTGTTTGTATTTCAACTCTTTTATTTTTTTTCTTAAGTTCTTTTATAATTTCTAAAATACCATCATATAACAGCATCTCACCTGAGCCACCCAACACAACTGTCTGTATTTCATCTCCATCTTTAATATCATCTAATATCTTACGAAGTAATTTATCATCCATCGTTCTTTTATGTTTATACAAATTTATTAACTTTTTAGAATTCTGAGGGAAACAAAATTCACATCTAGCATTACATTTATTAGTTAAAGAAAGTTGCAATACTCTTGGTTTTCCTAAATTTATAAAATCATTTTTTGTTATCTCTAATTTTACTTCATCAATCATCAATTATCTCCATAAAAAGTTTAAGATTTTTGCTCATCTTTTGATTATTACATTTATAATTACGTTTACTATTATATAAATAGTTTTTGTAAGTTAGGCGAAATATGGAATCTAAAACAGACTTATTATTTATAGCAAAGGATAAAAGAACTAAAAACCTTTTTTCTTTAAATGTTGAGAAAATCAATTTTATTTTATCCATTGAAAGCGTTTCCGAATACAAATAATATAGTAGTTCCATTAAATCTCTTGTATAAAAACCTATCATATTCTTTTGTCTTTTTTCCGTCCAATGCTCAAAAGCCTTGTCATTACTTTCTGGATAGTTTTTAGGATGTACAGGATTAAAACATTTCTTATTTCTTTTTAATAAAGTTAACAACTCACTATCCCAAAAATAAATATGAATATTCACAACAAAAGCTATAATATACAAATCTTCACCTATTTCGTAAACTCTTTCTGGAAAAAGTTCTTTTAATTCTTTTACTTTTTCTATATTATCCGTTAAATACACTATCCTTTCATCAATTTCTAAAACCTTTTTTAATATTTCAATATCTTCATGATTTTGGGGATAATCACTGCTTATTAAAAATTTCTCTTGGATACCCAATTCATCCATAATTTTTCTTTTTATAGCTTCTACCCTGTTTTTATCATTTGCAAATTCTTCAGCTCTTTGCAATCTTCTATTAATTTTTACCTGCCTAATAGCATTATTCGCATTCTGTATATATTTTTTTACAGCATCATTCATTTTATCACCTATATAAAATTCACGTGCGCTACACTTGGATGCTTCAGCTCATACAAATACTCATTTATGGCGTTTGGTCTGCAATTTGGTGGACAAACCTTTTGGACATCAAGTTGTTTTTCCAACAATTCTTTTACCTGTTTCCTTTTTTCTGAATGCCAGATTTCCTTAAAACTGTTTTCATAAATATTTCCATACATAAATTCTTCTTTTCCAAGATACGGCAAACAGGAAATCAAGTTGCCTCCGCTATCTAAGATAGTAATAAAGTTGCACCCATAGCAATGTTTATATGTCCTTTTGCCGTATTTTTTAAAAGCGTTTAACCTTGCAACTACCTTAAAGTTTTCATTTGAATACGCTTCTATCTTTTTAAAATACGCATATATATCAATATCAAAGCCTCTATTTCTATAAAATTGGTTTTCATTCTGCAATACAAATGGCTTTATCGATAAATAGTCAACTCCAATGTCCCTTAATATAAATATCAAATTTTCAAGTGAATCAATATTTTCCGGCAATAAAACAAACTGAACACCTAAGGTTGTTTCTAATTTTTTATCTTCCTTTAATTTTTTTACATATTCGATATTTTCAATTACTTTATCAAATCTATCTCTTTGATGGATTTCACTGTATGTTTTTCTGTCCCCACCATTCACACTAAACCTTAAGAAGGTTAAAGAACCTATGGCTTTATCAGAAAGCCTATCTTTTAATAATTCCCCGTTTGTAAACATACCAACATCTATGCCGAGCTCTTTTGTTCTTACAACAAAATCATCAATATCGGGATGCATCAAAGGCTCGCCTTCTCCAGCATAAAGCATACTTTTAACACCAGCCTCTTTAACTTCTTCTAAAAACTCCAAAAGTCTTTCTTTTTTAAGCTTTCTATTTGGATATCCTATATAATCATAAGCACAAAAAATACATCTATGATTACAGCTACCAACAGGACTTATCTCCACATAGAGCGGATAACAATCACCCTTTTTCAAAAACTCAGCTACCCTGTCTGGATGGTAGTGAAGCTTGTGAGAATCTAAACTAAACTGCATATCTATACAAATCTCCTTAATAATTAAAATTATTTTTCACAATAAAAATTAATTCATTTATCATAACTATTGAAAAATTTTAACACACTCTCATATGTTAATATCTTTTTACCTGCCAACTCAGTAATATCAAATCCTTTTTGATATGGACCTCTAACAATAAAACCCACTCTATCTGCAAATTTTTTTCTAAATTCTTCCCTTGAAACTATTGGAATTGAAAATAATTCTCCTGTCTTGAAATCATCGATAAAGCAAATTACATTAAATTTCTCTTTAAGATCTTCATAAGTAATTGTTGCTGCTCTTGCAGCTCCAAGGATAGCTATTGATGAGCTATTCTCAATAAGTTTATAACCTTGAACTAAATCTTTATAAACTTCTCCAATCTCATCAATTCTTTCATATTTTTCTATACTCTTATCGACTAATTCACTCATATCATAACCCAAAGCTTTCAACTCATTCTTTGTAAGAGAATATACAAAATCTATCATATCATCAGTTAAAAATCTATTAAAATCGCCAATCTTTCTGCCTGGGTTATAGTGACGAAAATATTTATGTATATTAGGAAGGTTTTCAACTAAATTCTTATTTAAAGTTTTATCAATAGCGTCCTTTATAATCTTATCATCTAACATATTCTTATTATCTATTTTTTTAATAGTTTCAAATGGATAACGTATCAAATCTTCATATCTAACTAATAGATACTCATTTTTATATTTAAAATATCCATTAACGAACATTTTCCACTCTTCTATAATTGATAATAAGAAATCAAGATTTTTATATCTACTAAGAGCTAACAAATTTTGAGATTTATATTTTTCCATAAATTCAAAAACTTCTTTCGATTCATCTATGTATTTCATATAATAGTTAATAGTATCAAAGATGTTTCTTGTTAAAAATATTTTTTTCAAAGTTTTTAAGATATGGATTTTTTTCAATTTTATCCGGTGGTGCATAAATCCTCATCATATAATTATCTTTATTATTATTTTCACAGTTAGATAAAAAACTTAGAAAATCATTACTTATATATCCATTTACAATTTTTTCAAAAGCATTATTACTTCTATTGATTAATAAAGTGTGAATATTCATACAGCTTTTTTTTCCTATCAAAGATTGACCAATATTAGCTATAATTTTATAATTCAAAGCTCCATTTTCTTCTAAGAGTTTAAAAAGATCGTTTAAAAGATTTTGTATAGTTACTATAATTGGTGGTTTTCCTTTAGTATTAAACAATTTAGCCAACATATTCCCCATTACAGTTGAACCTGTTTTACCCATTGCACTCAACAGAATTTTCACTGATTTTCCTCCTTAAACAATATATCCCCATAAAAATTCATCAAAATATTTTCTAATTTTTCTTTGTTTAATTTATCTTTTAAATATTTAATTACATTTTCTCTGTATAAATTATAGTTTTTATTTCTCAAAATATCTCCTAATTTTTTTTCATCACCTTTTTTTAAAACAAATCCTATTTTGTATTTTTCTACAATATGTGCTGTTGCCTCAAGAGACTCAGAAGCAATAATTGGGAATCCCATAGTTATGTAAGTATATAATTTTGTTGGTATAGTATCAATTCCGTTTTGATTTGGATTGGTTCGGTAAAAGTTTTCCAAAATTGCTCCCCAGTATGGTACATCTTTTGCTTGATCAAAAATTTCTTCAATAGGGGTTTTACTGAAAATTTCAATATTATCATTTAGTTTATTTTTTAATTTCAATAAAGTATCATTTAATCCATGAGAAGAATATATCCTTATTGTGCATCCGCTATTACAAATATCATTAAATATTTTAGACAAAAAAGACCCTTCATAAATTTCTTTTGAATATCTATTTTCATCAGCAATAACACCAATATATAATAAATTTGTAACAATTGATTTGTTAATATTCAATCTATCATTTATTTCAAAAAAATCTGATACTGGTGGGAAAAAAATATTTTTTGATTTAATATTTGCCATATCTGAAACTTTATTACCATAAGTTCTATGTATAATCCCATCTACGATATTATAGTGTGCTATTAATTTTGCACTTTTGTAAGCACAAAGAGCTATTTTTTCTGAGATATTCCAACTTTTTGTTAAACATTTTATATTTTTTTCATCATTACCAATTAAATCTGGTAAATAATCCCCTATATCAAAAATAACTTTTGTGTATTTAAATAATGATTTCAAAACAACAGCTTCATTATAGCCATTACAATGAACATTATTAATATAAAATACCCACTTTTTAGTTTTTCTATATTTTAAGAATATCATTAAAAAATCATAATACTCCATAATGATACTCCTTTGACTTTGAATAATTTTTGCATCCTTTTGATTTTTTACAACATAAACAATAAGATCTGGTGAATAAAAATTGGACAAAGTTTCTAATTTAAAATAAATATCGGATAAAGGAGATATCAAAGTAACTAAAATTTTATTCTTTTTTAAAAAAAAATTTGTAAATTTACTCTTAGTTATTTTAGCTAAAACTTTTAATAATAAAACTTTTTCCCTTAAAGATAAATTTATATTGTTCTTTGAAAAAATACTATGTGGCACATTAATAAAATTTCTATATCCATACCTTGCAAATTTTTCTTTTAGTAGATCAGTATATTTTTCAGAGAGATTTATTATAATTATGCTTTTTTCAAAATTAACAATTTCATCTATTTTATATATAAAGTGTTCGTTTTTATAGTCATCAAAAAAATATACTTCATTTAAGTCTAATAATTCTTTAATTTTCTCCGCTAAACCATTATAAGGGGTAAAAGCGATAATATAATTGTTAAGAAAAACTCTTTTGTAATTTTTAATACAATATGATAAAATGACTGATAATATATTAGTAATTTTATTGTTATCTAAAAAAAATTCTATAAATTCGTTGATAACATCAGATTCTTTTTTCAAAAATCCTTTACTCCTTGCAATGTTTTTACAAATGCAAAATCAATATAATATTTACATAAACAATTGAAAAAGTTATGTATTTTGTCTTTCAACATAAAATTCTTTTCTGACTTTACTTATAAATTCAATAAGTTTCTCTATGTGAGTATCAATATAAAAAATTTTCCTTTCCTTCATTGTTACGCGATATAATTCATTCCATTTAATATCTTTTATTATTTTTTTAAAATTAATAATTTCAGGTTCTTCTATAGGAATAAAAAACTCTTTGGGGAACTTGTATGTAACATGAACTACCATCCTATTTAAAAACATCGGTAATCCCGCTGCACCGACAGCCAACAAACTTGAAGACACAGTAGTTAGTCTAAACATAATAAGCAACTCTTTAAGTTCTTTATGATTTATACTATTTATCATATCTAACACCTCAAATCCATTATCAACTATCCAACCTGCATGATACTGACTAATTTCCTCTATTAGTTCAAATTGACTCACGATAGAATTGTGCTGATGGAAATATCTCTTTTGTTCTTCTTTTAAACTTTCCATAAATTCGTATATTGTATCACTTGCAACATAATTATGCACATGAATTCTTTGAGATAAAATTTCTTTTAACATATTAGTTGAATCTCTGAGTTTATCCCCCATACCGCCAATAATTACTATATGGAATTCTCCATTATCAATTTTTTTTCTCAATTTAGGAATGTATTCGTTATATCTATAAAAAGATAACATAGGTTTATCTATACCAATAATATACTTTAAAGTGTTATGTATTTCATCTGTATTTGAATTACATATAATACCATCTGCTAATAATAATGTTTTTCTATATATTTGAAAATAATCATTAATATATTCATGATTTTTGATCACAGAATGGACAACATCATAAAGAAAAAGAAATTTAGGGACTTTTATTATTGACAATAAAAATGCTACAAATGCATAATTAATAATTGCTTTTTTGGCGTCAAATCCTGGATTATAAAAAGAAATATCATTAATAAAAACATTTCCTTTTTTTAAGTTCAAACAAAAATATACCATCTCTAAAGTTGTTAATTTATAACAATTTTTAATAACAAAATCATGAATCGTGCTATCTTGTTTTGCGTAAGCTAAATTATCTGATAATGTTAGTACATAGATTTTATAACCTTTCTTTTGCAAGCTTTTAAAAGTAGGTCCATAGTTATTAAATAACACTCCATTTATTGATATTAAAACGTTATCATTCAAAAAGTGTATTTTTTTTAGTAAAAAATC is drawn from Hippea jasoniae and contains these coding sequences:
- the cysD gene encoding sulfate adenylyltransferase subunit CysD, which translates into the protein MLDENLKELESESIYIIREVSATFKNPVMMYSIGKDSSVLLHLLMKAFYPAKPPISLLHIDTMWKFREMIEFRDRRAKELGVELIVYVNEDGKEMGINPFIHGSKVHTEIMKTQALKKALSKYKFDAVIGGARRDEEASRAKERIFSFRDKNHRWDPKNQRPELWNLYNTHINKGESVRVFPLSNWTELDIWFYIYKENIPIVPLYFAKERLVTEFEGTKILVDDDRVPHDLRKKAKKEWVRFRTLGCYPLTGAINSKATTLEEIIKETLLTNRSERAGRLIDKDEGASMEEKKKEGYF
- the cysC gene encoding adenylyl-sulfate kinase; this translates as MGKIFENRVISNNVFWYKTRITKHHRMQLTNQKPCVLWFTGLSGSGKTTIANKVESLLFNNKNLTYLLDGDNIRHGLNRDLGFDEHSRKENIRRVTEVAKLFVDSGLIVLVALISPYRKDREFAKSILEAGEFVEIYIDTPIEVCEQRDVKGLYKKARSGIIKNFTGIDAPYEPPLHPDIHIKTIKMSADDASKSIFSFLVNKGYINVR
- a CDS encoding sulfotransferase domain-containing protein, translated to MEFLMPIKEYVILNFIGRSGTTILRNELGKYKNICTLPTNIQAEILKKLSKDVYLYSNFIKYYISNDITNIFGKKKCYKRVEDINKFIYKMPLQTLLLYSDLDVIKRFTPILIIREPIENVISASQKKFVEVSDNYKLFLKKLEMVYSKFSLMLPKNLNVYLGQMEIIEQRAILYKLAFKSTLHYLNNIYKGKYLIIKFENLLKQPVNVLSKILKFLNMDVSKKEILNKLNTNIYKDITEEGGIQMSSNLTSSHLNKYSNIDKDIRSKIEGILSEEIEFYNSL
- a CDS encoding radical SAM/SPASM domain-containing protein, with amino-acid sequence MIDEVKLEITKNDFINLGKPRVLQLSLTNKCNARCEFCFPQNSKKLINLYKHKRTMDDKLLRKILDDIKDGDEIQTVVLGGSGEMLLYDGILEIIKELKKKNKRVEIQTNGTLLNTKEIYYLKEIGLDALQISIDAIKKETFKEIIHVDKYEIFLNTLKIASKVGIEIKSHTVLIKENIREFHKFANFLFDNDIFVSSASFSCVRDDDFIKNKNINKVSKAEIDELYNNLAYKLDRLGIPHNLKVLTEIYSNNEEIEFKLFKQDPFVCNEIFETLTIFHTGHYGTCCGSNRYYKFDAENFTIKDLFNSQVYKELRKGFLFKKPSKICDNKWCEDRFRNVNSVKLPNILERKDLLSKKIVNIVKTSPLIVWPAGRLFAELVNVNMFRHLDVRCVVDIVNTYKRSDFISEKDFLKVIQGYGSFYIFLCTTENKVKETILHKIKKAKPRNKVTVLTLI
- a CDS encoding radical SAM protein, which produces MQFSLDSHKLHYHPDRVAEFLKKGDCYPLYVEISPVGSCNHRCIFCAYDYIGYPNRKLKKERLLEFLEEVKEAGVKSMLYAGEGEPLMHPDIDDFVVRTKELGIDVGMFTNGELLKDRLSDKAIGSLTFLRFSVNGGDRKTYSEIHQRDRFDKVIENIEYVKKLKEDKKLETTLGVQFVLLPENIDSLENLIFILRDIGVDYLSIKPFVLQNENQFYRNRGFDIDIYAYFKKIEAYSNENFKVVARLNAFKKYGKRTYKHCYGCNFITILDSGGNLISCLPYLGKEEFMYGNIYENSFKEIWHSEKRKQVKELLEKQLDVQKVCPPNCRPNAINEYLYELKHPSVAHVNFI
- a CDS encoding glycosyltransferase family protein, encoding MKKESDVINEFIEFFLDNNKITNILSVILSYCIKNYKRVFLNNYIIAFTPYNGLAEKIKELLDLNEVYFFDDYKNEHFIYKIDEIVNFEKSIIIINLSEKYTDLLKEKFARYGYRNFINVPHSIFSKNNINLSLREKVLLLKVLAKITKSKFTNFFLKKNKILVTLISPLSDIYFKLETLSNFYSPDLIVYVVKNQKDAKIIQSQRSIIMEYYDFLMIFLKYRKTKKWVFYINNVHCNGYNEAVVLKSLFKYTKVIFDIGDYLPDLIGNDEKNIKCLTKSWNISEKIALCAYKSAKLIAHYNIVDGIIHRTYGNKVSDMANIKSKNIFFPPVSDFFEINDRLNINKSIVTNLLYIGVIADENRYSKEIYEGSFLSKIFNDICNSGCTIRIYSSHGLNDTLLKLKNKLNDNIEIFSKTPIEEIFDQAKDVPYWGAILENFYRTNPNQNGIDTIPTKLYTYITMGFPIIASESLEATAHIVEKYKIGFVLKKGDEKKLGDILRNKNYNLYRENVIKYLKDKLNKEKLENILMNFYGDILFKEENQ